Below is a genomic region from Microbacterium galbinum.
AGAGCGTTCAGCGTGCCGATCATGCGTTCCTCCTCCGTGGATGCCCCCAGCATCCCGCGCGTCCGGCTCCCCCCACCCGATCATTCCGGACGGATTCGATCGGGTCGCACCCACGATCCATACCAAAGGATCGGCCCGTACCCTTTGGTATGGATCCGCGGCACGACTCCACCGGAGAGCGCGAAAAAGCCCCCGATCACTCGGGGGCTTCGCTGCGGAGACGAGGGGATTTGAAACCTCACCCCAGCGGTTGACAACATCCGGATCGGCGTAGTTCCGCGAATCTACGTCTGCTTTGAGCGGGTTCGAGGTTGCTGAAAGGTCGACGATTGGTGGCAGAAACGTGGCAGGAAGTTGCCCCGCCCGCCTAGCGGCTCCGACGCCGTGCCCTCGCTGGTTGCGCCCAGATGTCCCGAGCGAAGACGCGGGCGACCTCGGACGGGTCCGGCGACTCACTGTGGAATCTCTGCCCCAAGCCTGCTGACTCGATGATGTTGTACGGAGTGATGCCGAGCAGATCGGCGATGTTCTCGAGTTCGGCCTGCTTGAACTCGTACGCGCCACTGAGCCGACCAGTTATCGTCGGGCGACTCACGCCAAGCACCTCAGCAAGCTCCGAGTGGTGCTTCCCTACCCGAGCCGCCTCCGCTCGAACAGCGGCGCCAACGGCCTTCGCAGATAGGGAATGGGCGACCGGAACG
It encodes:
- a CDS encoding helix-turn-helix domain-containing protein — encoded protein: MSNVERVFREMIREELARTQGVPVAHSLSAKAVGAAVRAEAARVGKHHSELAEVLGVSRPTITGRLSGAYEFKQAELENIADLLGITPYNIIESAGLGQRFHSESPDPSEVARVFARDIWAQPARARRRSR